A DNA window from Carassius gibelio isolate Cgi1373 ecotype wild population from Czech Republic chromosome A6, carGib1.2-hapl.c, whole genome shotgun sequence contains the following coding sequences:
- the LOC128015448 gene encoding uncharacterized protein LOC128015448: MGRTCCVVGCKVRSHDRRGKKLDNGLSFYCFPAWKQNEGSRVSDVTKRRRMAWISAIRRTDIHFADIPRSLKVCSRHFHSGKPAYEMDESHPDWAPALHLGHSEVTATVSDRHARRQHRHHLRESEGGGHNDQNIMNEDEREDAEEEGYRDQAEAAVEEEEYRETTETDQLAAKRLRVECQFCEQSSAEVTRLLQENRELRSELNKLNMDEEFFKDNTEKVRYYTGLPCFAILFSMFTTVKPFLPVAKKLSQFQMVLLTLIRLRLDLPIQHLSHIFNVSRRTLSATFADTIDVLYARLAPLLYWPERHCLQATMPPQFLQAFGKRVAIIVDCFEIRTERPSNLMARAQSFSHYKGTHTMKYLIGITPQGLISFISKGWGGRASDKHITENCGLLNKLLPGDVVLADRGFNIKDSVGMMCAEVKIPAFTKRRCQLDAKDVEDTRAIAHLRIHVERVIGSLRNKYTLLHNTIPISLLLPCKDEEFTLLDKIVNVCCILVNMCPSVVVRPDETEKCAC; the protein is encoded by the exons ATGGGAAGAACATGTTGTGTCGTTGGATGTAAGGTCCGTTCACACGATCGAAGGGGCAAAAAATTAGACAACGgactttctttttattgttttccgGCCTGGAAACAGAATGAAGGGAGTCGTGTGTCCGATGTAACCAAGCGGAGACGGATGGCCTGGATATCCGCCATAAGACGCACGGACATACACTTCGCAGACATCCCACGATCACTGAAAGTGTGTTCCAGGCATTTTCATTCGG GTAAACCAGCATATGAGATGGATGAGTCTCATCCAGACTGGGCTCCAGCCCTGCACCTGGGTCACTCTGAAGTCACAGCCACAGTGTCAGATCGGCATGCCCGCAGACAGCATAGACATCATTTGAGAGAATCTGAGGGAGGAGGCCACAATGATCAAAACATCATGAACGAAGATGAGAGAGAAGATGCAGAAGAAGAGGGATATAGGGATCAAGCAGAGGCAGCTGTGGAAGAGGAAGAATACAGGGAAACGACAGAAACAGACCAACTGGCGGCTAAGAGACTAAGAGTAGAATGCCAGTTCTGTGAGCAAAGCAGTGCAGAAGTAACACGCCTTTTGCAAGAAAATAGGGAGCTTAGGTCTGAGTTAAACAAATTGAACATGGATGAAGAGTTTTTCAAAGATAATACAGAGAAGGTACGATATTATACGGGACTTCCATgttttgcaattttgttttcaATGTTTACTACTGTTAAGCCCTTCCTGCCAGTTGCAAAGAAGCTGTCACAGTTTCAAATGGTTTTACTGACACTCATTCGTCTAAGGCTTGATCTTCCAATCCAGCATCTTTCACACATTTTTAATGTGTCACGTAGAACTCTTTCTGCTACCTTTGCAGACACCATAGATGTGCTGTATGCACGCCTCGCTCCCTTGTTGTACTGGCCTGAGcggcactgtttacaagccacaATGCCACCTCAATTTCTGCAAGCTTTTGGAAAGCGTGTTGCGATTATTGTTGACTGTTTTGAAATACGTACAGAGAGGCCGTCAAATTTAATGGCGCGTGCACAATCATTTTCCCACTACAAAGGTACACACACAATGAAATACTTGATAGGAATTACACCCCAAGGcctaatttcatttatttctaagGGATGGGGGGGACGAGCATCTGACAAGCACATAACCGAGAATTGTGGGCTTCTTAACAAACTGTTGCCTGGTGATGTAGTGTTAGCAGACAGAGGCTTTAATATTAAAGACAGTGTGGGAATGATGTGTGCGGAAGTTAAAATTCCTGCATTCACTAAACGCAGATGTCAACTTGATGCTAAGGATGTGGAAGACACACGTGCTATAGCACACCTTAGGATACATGTAGAAAGGGTAATAGGTAGCTTGCGCAATAAGTACACACTGTTACATAACACCATACCAATTAGTTTGTTGCTTCCCTGTAAGGATGAAGAATTTACCCTTCTTgataaaatagttaatgtttgttGTATTCTAGTTAACATGTGTCCAAGTGTTGTTGTAAGGCCAGATGAAACAGAAAAGTGTGCATGTTAA